A region of Subdoligranulum variabile DNA encodes the following proteins:
- a CDS encoding lipopolysaccharide biosynthesis protein, with product MPEKKSAAQSFAGNVMKYSVATYLGFAITGLALVVKGLLPSAVLGAPVTFMTYTATFMNLGILGLDQALLRFYHEPPAGALPRQLFAACTRFSVAFMVVLGVICSFFFAKPLAAALGLGSAGPGIIPLLFVNAGLYMLVRYLNVLLRLENDLRAYTAETLWMQCCYNLVYLLPGFFTSSVTILALTAILSFGVVAIAFGFKYRAAVLSDLPAPMAAGIGRTVLPYGIALAPAQILFSLSSGVCLSFVSNYCGDTAQGLFAFGYSLAQLVTAIQAGFSTYWGPYVYAHYREQQERIARVHDVLNLLIFGFFCVLVMFEDVVFWIFSNKRDCLSIFPLLMLAVVFNILCEGTVYGNSIARKPWHDTIGIAIGAGSNFLLCTLLVPDFGLAGAALALAASNGLAFLYRTVTGQMYYRTIPSFAKTISGFLLAFAVTAIGTVLWQHFVLKFLLVGTILFIYCTLYRTQLLKLWQMGLGILRRVLIKK from the coding sequence ATGCCAGAAAAAAAATCCGCCGCCCAGAGCTTTGCCGGCAACGTGATGAAATATTCGGTGGCCACCTACCTGGGCTTTGCCATCACCGGCCTGGCCCTGGTGGTGAAAGGCCTGCTGCCCAGCGCCGTGCTGGGCGCGCCGGTCACCTTCATGACCTACACCGCCACCTTCATGAACCTGGGCATCCTGGGGCTGGACCAGGCGCTGCTGCGCTTCTACCATGAGCCCCCCGCCGGAGCCCTGCCCCGTCAGCTCTTTGCCGCCTGCACCCGGTTCTCGGTGGCCTTCATGGTGGTGCTGGGGGTCATCTGCAGCTTCTTCTTCGCCAAACCCCTGGCCGCCGCCCTGGGCCTCGGCTCCGCCGGGCCGGGCATCATCCCCCTGCTCTTTGTGAACGCCGGACTCTACATGCTGGTGCGGTATCTGAACGTGCTGCTCCGGCTGGAAAACGACCTGCGCGCCTACACCGCCGAGACTCTCTGGATGCAGTGCTGCTACAACCTCGTCTATCTGCTGCCCGGCTTCTTCACCTCCAGCGTCACCATCCTGGCCCTCACCGCCATCCTCAGCTTCGGCGTGGTGGCCATCGCCTTCGGCTTCAAGTACCGGGCTGCCGTCCTCAGCGATCTGCCCGCCCCCATGGCCGCCGGCATCGGCCGCACCGTGCTGCCCTACGGCATCGCCCTGGCCCCCGCCCAGATCCTCTTCAGCCTGTCCAGCGGCGTCTGCCTCTCCTTTGTGAGCAACTACTGCGGCGATACCGCCCAGGGCCTCTTCGCCTTCGGCTACAGCCTGGCCCAGCTGGTCACCGCCATCCAGGCGGGCTTCTCCACCTACTGGGGGCCCTACGTCTACGCCCATTACCGGGAACAGCAGGAACGCATCGCCCGGGTCCACGACGTGCTGAACCTTTTGATCTTCGGCTTCTTCTGCGTCCTCGTCATGTTCGAGGATGTGGTGTTCTGGATCTTTTCCAACAAGCGGGACTGCCTTTCCATCTTCCCGCTGCTCATGCTGGCGGTGGTCTTCAACATCCTGTGCGAGGGCACCGTCTACGGCAACTCCATCGCCCGCAAACCCTGGCACGATACCATCGGCATCGCCATCGGCGCCGGATCCAACTTCCTGCTCTGCACCCTGCTGGTGCCGGACTTCGGTCTGGCGGGCGCCGCCCTGGCCCTGGCCGCCAGCAACGGGCTTGCCTTTTTGTACCGCACCGTCACCGGCCAGATGTACTACCGCACCATCCCCAGCTTCGCCAAGACCATCTCGGGTTTCCTGCTGGCTTTCGCGGTGACGGCCATCGGCACGGTGCTGTGGCAGCATTTTGTGCTTAAATTCCTGCTGGTGGGCACCATCCTGTTTATCTACTGCACACTCTACCGCACCCAGCTCCTGAAATTGTGGCAGATGGGCCTGGGCATCCTGCGGCGGGTTCTGATCAAAAAGTGA